The region CGCGTCCACCGGCGCGGCCATGCGCCTCCCGGTCAGCACCGTGGTCCTGGTCGCCCTCGTCCTCGGCCACCCCGGATCCCTCCCGGTTGTCGCCCTCGCGACGGTCACCGCCTTCGTGACCACCGAACTGCTGCCCGAGGGACCGGCGATCCCGGCGTACCGGCCGCGCGGCTCCCCGCCGCGCCCCTGACGGGACACGACAGCGCGGGGAACCGCGCGGTTGGCGTCAGACGGTCAGCAGGGCCGGGCTCGCCGCCTTGTCGACCGGCAGGAAGTCGTCCGGCGCCGGGTACTGGCCGAGGACGAAGTGGAGGATCGCCGCGTGCATGGCCTCGACGGGTGCGATGCTCGCCGCGGTGGCGATACCGGCCGGCGCGCTCACGTTGTAGGTGGCGAAGAGGTAGGTCTGCGCTGCCTGGTCCTCCAGCTGGAGTGCGAGTGCGGCGACGTCACCGACGGTCTTGGCCTTGCCCAGGGCCGCGAGGGTGGCGGGCTGGTTGGTGAGCGGGACATTGGTGATGGCGGGCTTTCCCGCACCGGTCAGCACTGAATTCCACGCCTTGGCGTGGTCGGCGTGCTGGGCCATCGCCGTGGTGACGAAGGTGGCGACGGCCGGCGGGACCGTGCCGAGCTTGCCGGCCTTGGCCGCCGCGAGGGCGGCCTGGTAGGCGCCGACCGCCTGGTTCTCCAGCGCCACCGCGAGCGCGACGACCTTCAGGTCGCCGGTGTAGAGGCTCG is a window of Streptomyces sp. NBC_01477 DNA encoding:
- a CDS encoding ferritin-like domain-containing protein, translating into MTTAHDNWELPVSEAELVRLTQDLEDAHRSTLPAMRTGAADLTEDIRAHGSKAEDAPRDPGRRRFLVGAGGLAAAFALAACSSSDKDKSASSTKDMGNSPKTSASSLYTGDLKVVALAVALENQAVGAYQAALAAAKAGKLGTVPPAVATFVTTAMAQHADHAKAWNSVLTGAGKPAITNVPLTNQPATLAALGKAKTVGDVAALALQLEDQAAQTYLFATYNVSAPAGIATAASIAPVEAMHAAILHFVLGQYPAPDDFLPVDKAASPALLTV